The Camelus bactrianus isolate YW-2024 breed Bactrian camel chromosome 13, ASM4877302v1, whole genome shotgun sequence nucleotide sequence ATGACGATATGATAATTTAAAGTTAGAGGATGCATTAATCAGCAGATTCGATACAGCCAGTGATTAATGACCTGGAAGAGGGACCTGAGGAAATTGCCAGAACGCAGCAGAGAGAcaaggagacagaaaacacaaaagaGAGATGAACTGACATGAGAGGTAAAAGGAGAACGTGCAGCACTCGTGTACCAGGTGCTCCCTAAGAAAGAACAGGGAGAATAAACGAGAGGCAGGACTGAAGCAATAATGGTTGGGAGGTCTACAGAACTGATGAAAATGTGAATCTATAAAACTGGGAAACGCAGTGGACACCAAATGGATACAGAACAGAGCCACAACCAGAAGCATGCTTAAAAGAACAGAACGCAAAAGATGGAAAAGACCTTAAAATTCTCCAGAAAGAACAGACTGGGCCCTTACTGTAAATGCTAATTCCGTTCTCAGGCTGAGCCCTGCACGCCTGGTTCTCTGGCCGCCGATGGAGTTTTGGAAACATACAGCGTGGAGTCTCCCAAGCAAATCTCACCACCTCTGGAACTCGCTGGAGGCCTGCTGACTGACCAGACAGGGGACTTTCAGAGGCTGCCCTTGGGGAGGGCACAGGAGCCCAGGGCAGCCACAGTGGCAGAAACCGGGAAGGCCGCCTTTCCCAGAGCCTGGCCGTGCGCCCTTCTCTGAAAaccatctccctcctcccttggGGGTCCCAGTCTCCGCAGCTACGGAAACAGCAGGAGCGGAGAGAGGCTGGGGAAGAGCCGACCCGGTCCGGGGGAGGCCGGTGCCACCTCGCGGCCACTCGGAGCACTGCGCACGGAGCTGCGTGGGGCCCTGCGATTTCCCACGTTGGGACCTGGACGCAGACCCTGAGTCGCCAGCCTGGAGCCACCTTATGGGGGACACGGGGGGAGTTCAGGGGCCTCTGGGATTTGAGGTCTTGGGGTCCTTTGGAGATGTTTCTGGGGTCACACCCAGGCGCAGAGCTGCTCCTCCCCGTCAGGGTGGCGTCGCTCGCGCCCATCGTCGCTGGACACCAGGTGGCGGCGGGGTCCAGGACTGCAAGTCGGGGGCGGCAGCAGCGAGCGGAGGCGTCGGGCCAGGCGGGCGCGGGCGGCCGAGGCGAGCACCAGAAGCGGAGGAAGCGAGAGGAAGCCCGACACGATGAGCGCCGCAGAGCCGCGATCCGAGAGCAGCGCGCGGCACGCGGGGCGAGGCTCGGGGTGGACCTGAGGGTGGGGCGGGCGGTCAGGCGTGGCTGTGGGGCCTCAGTTCCGGGACCGGGCCTGGCGGGACTGGGGCGGGGC carries:
- the TMEM278 gene encoding transmembrane protein 88B isoform X1 — translated: MQELAGETGQGQSCSNLAETGSAWQWRNRRLRGRGSFLQRDHRCGPTRSTAQENMSGQEREMEEDEGEGTSDTALMLPRRPPDCQAAALRSPRWAGLAAQGLGILLLPGRALAGLLLHLLLPAAVFLLVLLPAAAIVFLGFLCHSRACQESGAETRATEEKVSPAGGTYRRASRSTPSLAPRAARCSRIAALRRSSCRASSRFLRFWCSPRPPAPAWPDASARCCRPRLAVLDPAATWCPATMGASDATLTGRSSSAPGCDPRNISKGPQDLKSQRPLNSPRVPHKVAPGWRLRVCVQVPTWEIAGPHAAPCAVLRVAARWHRPPPDRVGSSPASLRSCCFRSCGDWDPQGRREMVFREGRTARLWERRPSRFLPLWLPWAPVPSPRAASESPLSGQSAGLQRVPEVVRFAWETPRCMFPKLHRRPENQACRAQPENGISIYTPHVPSAESVMWLDQHGDDG
- the TMEM278 gene encoding transmembrane protein 88B isoform X2 yields the protein MSGQEREMEEDEGEGTSDTALMLPRRPPDCQAAALRSPRWAGLAAQGLGILLLPGRALAGLLLHLLLPAAVFLLVLLPAAAIVFLGFLCHSRACQESGAETRATEEKVSPAGGTYRRASRSTPSLAPRAARCSRIAALRRSSCRASSRFLRFWCSPRPPAPAWPDASARCCRPRLAVLDPAATWCPATMGASDATLTGRSSSAPGCDPRNISKGPQDLKSQRPLNSPRVPHKVAPGWRLRVCVQVPTWEIAGPHAAPCAVLRVAARWHRPPPDRVGSSPASLRSCCFRSCGDWDPQGRREMVFREGRTARLWERRPSRFLPLWLPWAPVPSPRAASESPLSGQSAGLQRVPEVVRFAWETPRCMFPKLHRRPENQACRAQPENGISIYTPHVPSAESVMWLDQHGDDG
- the TMEM278 gene encoding transmembrane protein 88B isoform X4, encoding MQELAGETGQGQSCSNLAETGSAWQWRNRRLRGRGSFLQRDHRCGPTRSTAQENMSGQEREMEEDEGEGTSDTALMLPRRPPDCQAAALRSPRWAGLAAQGLGILLLPGRALAGLLLHLLLPAAVFLLVLLPAAAIVFLGFLCHSRACQESGAETRATEEKVSPAGGTYRRASRSTPSLAPRAARCSRIAALRRSSCRASSRFLRFWCSPRPPAPAWPDASARCCRPRLAVLDPAATWCPATMGASDATLTGRSSSAPGCDPRNISKGPQDLKSQRPLNSPRVPHKVAPGWRLRVCVQVPTWEIAGPHAAPCAVLRVAASRPPASSRGGEICLGDSTLYVSKTPSAAREPGVQGSA